Part of the Cryptosporangium arvum DSM 44712 genome, TTCTACATGTCCGCCGCGGACCGCGCCGCGGTGGTGGAGATGGCCGTGCGGTCCGGGACCACGCTGGTGCTCGACGAGACCGTGGCCGAGGTCTGGCTGGACCACTCGCCGGTGACGCCGGTGGGCCTGGACTCGGTGGTGACCACCGGTTCGACGAGCAAGTCGTTCTGGGGCGGGCTGCGCGTCGGCTGGCTGCGTGCCACCCCGGCCATGGTGCGGCGGGTGGGCGCGGCCCGCGCGTCGATGGATCTCTCCAGCCCGATCCTGGAGCAGCTGATGGCGGCCGCGCTGGTTCCGCGGACCGCGGAGGTCATGGAGGTACGGCGCTCCTGGCTCCGGGACGCGCGGGCCCGGCTGCGGTCCCGGCTCGCGGTCCAGCTGCCCACCTGGCGGTTGAACGCGCCGACCGGCGGGCTGGCGTTCTGGGTCGACCTCGGCGCGCCGGTCTCCTCGTCGCTCGCGATCGCGGCCGAACGGCACGGGGTGGCCCTGGCCGCCGGGCCACGGTTCGGGCTCGACGGCGCGTTCGAGCGCTACGTCCGCCTGCCCTACACGCTCGAGCCGTCGTCGTCGGACGAGGCGGTCGACCGGCTGGCGTCGGCGTTCCGCTCGGTGGAGGATCTACCGTTGCGGGGCGTGACCTGAGTTCTCCGCCGGAACACCGGGCCGGGTTACGGTGTTGAGCTGGACGTGGGCCGGGCCGCCCGGTTCACTTCAATCGCAGGAGGCGAAACCATGCTGTTCGGCCGCAGCAAGTCCGAGCTGATCGCCGCGGAGAACGCACTCCCCGGCCGGGCGCAGCCGCTGCCGGTCGCCGCCCGCCACACCGTCCTCGACACCCCCCTGACCGGCCCCTGGCCGGAGGGCTACGAGACCGCCGTCTTCGGAATGGGCTGTTTCTGGGGTGCCGAGCGCATCTTCTGGCGGATTCCCGGCGTCTACTCCACCTCGGTCGGCTACGCGGGCGGATACACGCCCAACGCGACGTACGAGGAGGTCTGCTCGGGCCTGACCGGGCACGCCGAGGTCGTTCTCGTCGTCTACGACCCCGCCAAGGTCTCGTACGAGACGCTGCTCAAGGCGTTCTGGGAGAACCACGACCCGACGCAGGGCATGCGGCAGGGCAACGACCGAGGCACCCAGTACCGCTCGGCGATCTACACCACGACCGACGCACAGGCCGCCACCGCGAAGGCGAGCCTGGAGGCCTTCCAGCCGGTAGCGACGGCGGGCGGCTTCGGCACGATCACCACCGAGATCGCCCCGCTCGGCGACTACTTCTACGCCGAGGACTACCACCAGCAGTATTTGTCGCCGTCGAAGAACCCGAACGGGTACTGCAACCACGGGCCGAACGGGCTGTCGTGCCCGATCGGGATCGGCAACGTGCCGGCCCAA contains:
- the msrA gene encoding peptide-methionine (S)-S-oxide reductase MsrA; amino-acid sequence: MLFGRSKSELIAAENALPGRAQPLPVAARHTVLDTPLTGPWPEGYETAVFGMGCFWGAERIFWRIPGVYSTSVGYAGGYTPNATYEEVCSGLTGHAEVVLVVYDPAKVSYETLLKAFWENHDPTQGMRQGNDRGTQYRSAIYTTTDAQAATAKASLEAFQPVATAGGFGTITTEIAPLGDYFYAEDYHQQYLSPSKNPNGYCNHGPNGLSCPIGIGNVPAQTSVEVPGATH